The Streptomyces sp. DH-12 genome has a window encoding:
- a CDS encoding DUF6126 family protein yields MTGKDMEEKFPRALWVRLFVYVVVGHVFAAFIYFLFEIAPKK; encoded by the coding sequence GTGACCGGCAAGGACATGGAGGAGAAGTTCCCCCGGGCCCTGTGGGTCCGCCTGTTCGTCTACGTCGTGGTGGGGCACGTTTTCGCGGCCTTCATCTACTTCCTCTTCGAGATCGCGCCGAAGAAGTAG
- the ligK gene encoding 4-carboxy-4-hydroxy-2-oxoadipate aldolase/oxaloacetate decarboxylase, with product MHQLGVVHRTVDRADPAAVEALSRFGVATVHEAMGRLGLMRPYIRPVYEGARLCGTAVTVLLQPGDNWMLHVAAEQVREGDVVVAGCTTESEDGFFGELLATSLRARGARGLVIDGGCRDVDDLRGMDFPVFSRAVNAKGTVKATLGSVNVPVVVANALVNPGDVIVADADGVVVVPAARAAEVAEASARREAAEEGKRERFRAGELGLDMYGMRGPLAELGLTYVD from the coding sequence ATGCACCAGCTCGGAGTCGTCCACCGGACCGTCGACCGCGCCGACCCGGCCGCGGTCGAGGCCCTGTCACGGTTCGGGGTCGCGACCGTGCACGAGGCGATGGGCCGCCTCGGACTGATGCGCCCCTACATACGGCCGGTGTACGAGGGCGCGCGGCTGTGCGGGACCGCGGTCACCGTGCTGCTGCAGCCCGGCGACAACTGGATGCTGCACGTCGCCGCCGAGCAGGTGCGCGAGGGCGACGTCGTGGTCGCCGGCTGTACGACCGAGAGCGAGGACGGCTTCTTCGGGGAACTGCTCGCCACGTCACTGCGCGCCCGGGGCGCCCGGGGCCTGGTGATCGACGGCGGCTGCCGCGACGTGGACGACCTGCGCGGGATGGACTTCCCCGTCTTCTCCCGGGCGGTCAACGCCAAGGGCACCGTCAAGGCCACCCTGGGGTCGGTCAACGTCCCCGTCGTCGTGGCGAACGCCCTGGTCAACCCGGGTGACGTGATCGTCGCCGACGCCGACGGCGTGGTGGTCGTCCCGGCCGCCCGGGCCGCCGAGGTCGCCGAGGCGTCCGCACGGCGCGAGGCGGCGGAGGAGGGCAAGCGGGAGCGGTTCCGGGCCGGCGAGCTGGGCCTGGACATGTACGGCATGCGCGGACCGCTGGCCGAGCTCGGCCTCACCTACGTCGACTGA
- a CDS encoding MFS transporter, which produces MQHIRTTNAANRLDRLPITKFHKRTILAVAFAYFFEFADINTFAITAPVVREQWGADVDTVAYVTSLSFVGMFIGAVVAGGLADRLGRKRTLTLTTLWFTVWSFACVFAWDIWSLGVFRVLTSAGLSAMTVVAVVYISELFPSAKRGKFQAYAIVIGICGTPVTNLIASAVVPMSDWSWRLVYLWGSLGALFLFFVRRLEESPQWLETRGRHEEAEAVLARIEAGATAEHGPLPEPQQPTPKGPAVKPGLTMLKDKKFLYPTILLSVLWITQTIGFFGYSSWAPTLLAAEGVSVEDSIFYVALTTVGAPLGSFLAAMVTDRFERKWCLVVFGLVIAGSGLLYGLTFTPVLIVVFGFLVNLFERGYTALAYAYAPELYSTEGRSLGTSIAYGLGRLSNAVGPLMIAGVYNGVGYQAVFMVIAGTWTLGAVVLAVFGPATRRRRLAAEAAAAETGPKSVTATP; this is translated from the coding sequence GTGCAGCACATCCGCACCACCAACGCGGCGAACCGGCTCGACCGGCTGCCGATCACGAAGTTCCACAAGCGGACCATCCTCGCGGTGGCGTTCGCCTACTTCTTCGAGTTCGCGGACATCAACACCTTCGCCATCACGGCGCCGGTGGTACGCGAGCAGTGGGGCGCCGACGTCGACACCGTCGCCTACGTCACCTCCCTGTCCTTCGTGGGCATGTTCATCGGCGCCGTCGTGGCCGGCGGGCTGGCCGACCGGCTGGGGCGCAAACGCACCCTGACCCTGACCACCCTGTGGTTCACGGTGTGGTCGTTCGCCTGCGTGTTCGCCTGGGACATCTGGTCCCTCGGGGTGTTCCGCGTGCTGACCTCGGCGGGCCTGTCCGCGATGACCGTCGTCGCCGTCGTCTACATCAGCGAGCTGTTCCCCAGCGCCAAGCGCGGCAAGTTCCAGGCGTACGCCATCGTCATCGGCATCTGCGGCACGCCCGTCACCAACCTCATCGCCTCCGCGGTGGTGCCGATGTCCGACTGGTCCTGGCGGCTGGTCTACCTGTGGGGGTCGCTGGGGGCGCTGTTCCTGTTCTTCGTGCGGCGGCTCGAGGAGTCCCCGCAGTGGCTGGAGACGCGCGGCCGGCACGAGGAGGCGGAGGCGGTGCTGGCCCGCATCGAAGCCGGTGCGACGGCCGAGCACGGCCCGCTGCCCGAGCCGCAGCAGCCGACGCCCAAGGGGCCGGCGGTCAAGCCGGGCCTGACCATGCTGAAGGACAAGAAGTTCCTGTACCCGACGATCCTGCTGTCGGTCCTGTGGATCACCCAGACCATCGGCTTCTTCGGCTACTCCAGCTGGGCTCCGACCCTGCTGGCCGCCGAGGGCGTCAGCGTCGAGGACTCGATCTTCTACGTCGCGCTGACGACCGTGGGCGCGCCGCTCGGCTCCTTCCTCGCGGCGATGGTCACCGACCGTTTCGAACGCAAGTGGTGTCTGGTGGTGTTCGGCCTGGTCATCGCCGGATCCGGTCTGCTCTACGGGCTGACCTTCACCCCGGTGCTGATCGTCGTCTTCGGCTTCCTGGTCAACCTGTTCGAGCGCGGTTACACGGCCCTGGCGTACGCGTACGCCCCCGAGCTGTACAGCACCGAGGGCCGCTCGCTGGGCACGAGCATCGCCTACGGTCTGGGGCGGCTGTCGAACGCGGTGGGGCCGCTGATGATCGCCGGTGTCTACAACGGCGTCGGCTACCAGGCGGTCTTCATGGTCATCGCGGGCACCTGGACGCTGGGGGCGGTGGTCCTGGCGGTGTTCGGACCCGCCACCCGGCGCCGCCGCCTCGCGGCGGAGGCAGCGGCGGCGGAGACCGGCCCGAAGTCGGTCACCGCCACTCCCTGA
- a CDS encoding XRE family transcriptional regulator: MSSSETGPRAEAAEALPAVAPQLRALRRRASLTLEAAARQAGLSPAHLSRLETGQRQPSLPMLLSLARIYGTTVSELLGESAADRDAVVRAADMDPTEAGGWSYWQAGAAGRGMQALRVRVPHGSQGDIVRVHPGEEWLYVLKGRLLLCLGDTLHRLSPGDSAHFDSLTPHRIAAQDADGVELLFVHTLLQSPTAALCLGPTPGETP, from the coding sequence ATGAGCTCCTCCGAGACCGGACCGCGGGCGGAGGCCGCCGAAGCGCTGCCCGCGGTCGCTCCGCAGCTGCGCGCCCTGCGCCGTCGGGCCTCCCTGACGCTGGAGGCCGCCGCCCGGCAGGCGGGCCTGTCGCCCGCCCACCTCTCCCGGCTGGAGACCGGGCAGCGCCAGCCCTCGCTGCCGATGCTGCTCTCCCTGGCGCGGATCTACGGGACGACCGTCTCCGAGCTGCTCGGGGAGTCGGCCGCCGACCGGGACGCCGTGGTGCGCGCCGCCGACATGGATCCCACGGAGGCGGGCGGCTGGTCGTACTGGCAGGCCGGCGCCGCCGGACGCGGCATGCAGGCCCTGCGGGTCCGTGTGCCGCACGGCTCCCAGGGCGACATCGTGCGGGTCCACCCCGGCGAGGAGTGGCTGTACGTCCTCAAGGGGCGGCTGCTGCTGTGCCTCGGGGACACCCTGCACCGGCTGTCCCCGGGCGACAGCGCCCACTTCGACTCGCTCACCCCGCACCGCATCGCCGCGCAGGACGCCGACGGTGTCGAGCTGCTGTTCGTCCACACCCTGCTGCAGAGTCCCACGGCCGCCCTGTGCCTGGGCCCGACCCCTGGAGAGACACCGTGA
- a CDS encoding M23 family metallopeptidase, with protein MPAKGKHRRTKAQRFTRSIAVAGTGGAALALPFLGATGAHAATPQAAPEKSVQSLSVTGQQAKADKGDEARTYTVKAGDYLARIAEAEHVDGGWKQLYADNREAVGDDPSLIHPGLKLSLGGKAVAESAPRQSTSPQASKPAAPKAEKPAEKPAQQPAQKSSEESASDGASTQTTSAYSSPVPGGGVGTAYKVAGSMWSSGYHTGVDFSVPTGTSLKAVGAGTVVSAGWGGAYGNQVVIKLNDGHYAQYAHLSSLSVSTGQTVSAGQQVGLSGATGNVTGPHLHFEIRTGPDYGSDVDPVSYLRSKGVSI; from the coding sequence ATGCCCGCGAAGGGTAAGCACCGCCGTACCAAGGCTCAGCGTTTCACCCGCTCCATCGCCGTCGCCGGAACCGGTGGCGCCGCGCTCGCCCTGCCGTTCCTCGGCGCCACCGGCGCGCACGCCGCGACGCCGCAGGCGGCCCCCGAGAAGTCGGTCCAGTCGCTGTCCGTCACCGGCCAGCAGGCCAAGGCCGACAAGGGCGACGAGGCCCGCACGTACACCGTGAAGGCCGGCGACTACCTCGCCAGGATCGCCGAGGCGGAGCACGTCGACGGTGGCTGGAAGCAGCTCTACGCGGACAACCGCGAGGCCGTGGGTGACGACCCGTCGCTCATCCACCCGGGTCTGAAGCTCTCCCTCGGCGGCAAGGCCGTCGCCGAGAGCGCGCCCCGGCAGTCCACTTCGCCGCAGGCGTCGAAGCCCGCCGCTCCCAAGGCCGAGAAGCCCGCCGAGAAGCCCGCTCAGCAGCCCGCGCAGAAGTCGTCCGAGGAGTCCGCCTCCGACGGTGCCTCCACCCAGACCACCTCCGCCTACAGCTCGCCGGTGCCCGGCGGCGGTGTCGGCACCGCCTACAAGGTGGCCGGCAGCATGTGGTCCAGCGGCTACCACACCGGTGTCGACTTCAGCGTCCCGACCGGCACCTCCCTGAAGGCCGTCGGAGCCGGCACCGTCGTCTCCGCCGGCTGGGGCGGCGCGTACGGCAACCAGGTCGTCATCAAGCTGAACGACGGTCACTACGCCCAGTACGCCCACCTGTCCTCGCTGTCCGTCTCGACGGGCCAGACGGTGAGCGCCGGCCAGCAGGTCGGTCTCTCCGGTGCGACCGGCAACGTGACCGGCCCGCACCTGCACTTCGAGATCCGCACCGGCCCGGACTACGGCTCGGACGTGGACCCGGTCTCGTACCTCCGCTCCAAGGGCGTCTCCATCTGA
- a CDS encoding SGNH/GDSL hydrolase family protein: MIGSYVAVGDSFTEGVGDPGPDGAFVGWADRLAVLLADRRPEGDFQYVNLAVRGKLLDQIVADQVPRAVELAPDLVSFCAGGNDILRPGSDPDEVAERFEKAVARLAAAAGTVLVTTGFDTRGVPLLKHLRGKIATYNGHVRAVADRYGCPVLDLWSLRSVQDRRAWDADRLHLSPEGHTRVALRAGMSLGLKVPADPEQPWPPLPPRGTLEIRRDDVHWAREYLVPWIGRRLRGESSGDHVTAKGTLSPDDIRSWIAAVA; the protein is encoded by the coding sequence GTGATCGGGTCGTACGTGGCGGTGGGGGACAGCTTCACCGAGGGCGTCGGCGACCCCGGCCCCGACGGGGCGTTCGTCGGCTGGGCCGACCGGCTCGCCGTCCTGCTCGCCGACCGCAGGCCCGAGGGCGACTTCCAATACGTCAATCTCGCGGTGCGCGGCAAGCTGCTGGACCAGATCGTGGCCGACCAGGTCCCGCGGGCCGTCGAACTCGCCCCCGACCTGGTCTCGTTCTGCGCGGGCGGCAACGACATCCTGCGCCCGGGCAGCGACCCGGACGAGGTCGCCGAGCGCTTCGAGAAGGCCGTCGCCCGGCTCGCCGCGGCGGCCGGCACGGTCCTGGTGACCACCGGGTTCGACACCCGTGGCGTTCCACTGCTCAAGCATCTGCGCGGCAAGATCGCCACGTACAACGGGCATGTGCGGGCCGTCGCCGACCGGTACGGCTGCCCGGTGCTCGACCTGTGGTCGCTGCGCAGCGTGCAGGACCGCAGGGCCTGGGACGCCGACCGGCTGCACCTCTCGCCCGAGGGGCACACCCGCGTCGCGCTGCGCGCGGGCATGTCCCTCGGCCTGAAGGTGCCCGCCGACCCGGAACAGCCGTGGCCGCCGCTCCCGCCGCGCGGCACCCTGGAGATCCGCCGGGACGACGTCCACTGGGCCCGCGAGTACCTGGTGCCGTGGATCGGCCGCCGTCTGCGCGGCGAGTCCTCCGGCGACCACGTCACGGCGAAGGGGACGCTGTCCCCGGACGACATCCGCTCGTGGATCGCGGCGGTCGCATGA
- a CDS encoding amidohydrolase family protein codes for MIIDIHGHYTTAPAPLGQWRDAQVAALTDPLRAPAPEGPVISDDEIRETIETNQLRLMDERGIDVTVFSPRASFMAHHIGDFATSAAWARICNDLCHRVSELYPDRFVPGAMLPQSPGADPATVVPELERAVLELGAVTVNLNPDPSGGHWTAPPLTDRSWYPVWEKLVELDVPAMVHVSTSCNPAFHTTGAHYLNADTTAFMQLLTGDLFADFPDLRLVIPHGGGAVPYHWGRFRGLAQALGRPEPEESLLRNVFFDTCVYHQPGIDLLLEVMPVENVLFASEMVGAVRGIDPRTGHHFDDTRRYVEKAGLTPEDLAAVEEHNARRVYPRLDARLTARGR; via the coding sequence GTGATCATCGACATCCACGGTCACTACACGACGGCCCCCGCCCCGCTCGGGCAGTGGCGTGACGCGCAGGTGGCCGCGCTCACCGACCCGCTGCGGGCACCCGCCCCGGAGGGGCCGGTGATCAGCGACGACGAGATCCGCGAGACGATCGAGACCAACCAGCTGCGGCTGATGGACGAGCGCGGCATTGACGTCACCGTCTTCTCCCCCCGCGCCTCGTTCATGGCCCACCACATCGGTGACTTCGCCACGTCCGCCGCCTGGGCGCGCATCTGCAACGACCTGTGCCACCGCGTGTCCGAGCTGTACCCGGACCGCTTCGTCCCCGGCGCGATGCTGCCGCAGTCCCCCGGCGCGGACCCGGCGACCGTCGTCCCGGAGCTCGAGCGGGCGGTGCTGGAGCTGGGCGCGGTCACCGTCAACCTCAACCCGGACCCGAGCGGCGGCCACTGGACCGCTCCCCCGCTGACCGACCGGTCCTGGTACCCGGTGTGGGAGAAGCTCGTCGAGCTGGACGTGCCGGCCATGGTGCACGTCTCCACCAGCTGCAACCCGGCCTTCCACACCACCGGGGCGCACTACCTCAACGCCGACACCACCGCGTTCATGCAGCTGCTCACCGGCGACCTGTTCGCCGACTTCCCGGACCTGCGGCTGGTGATCCCGCACGGCGGCGGCGCCGTGCCGTACCACTGGGGCCGCTTCCGGGGGCTGGCGCAGGCGCTCGGCCGTCCCGAGCCGGAGGAGTCGCTGCTGCGCAACGTGTTCTTCGACACCTGTGTCTACCACCAGCCCGGCATCGACCTGCTGCTGGAGGTGATGCCCGTGGAGAATGTCCTCTTCGCCTCCGAGATGGTCGGCGCGGTGCGCGGCATCGACCCGCGCACCGGCCACCACTTCGACGACACCCGCCGCTACGTCGAGAAGGCGGGCCTCACCCCCGAGGACCTGGCCGCCGTCGAGGAGCACAACGCCCGGCGGGTCTACCCCCGCCTCGACGCCCGTCTGACCGCCCGGGGCCGCTGA
- a CDS encoding GntR family transcriptional regulator, translated as MTDKLTGAAGREYVANTIRQALRSGDLVPGQRLVELDLAEAYGTTRGAVREALQDLAAEDIVEIVPRRGARIRAVSVVEAVQITECRSALEQLCARKAATRASEEQRAELRRIGADMRQAVADGAWEAYSALNQRLHELVIEASGQEVARRQLERLNGPMVRFQFRLALRPGRPAQSLPQHLAIIDAVAGADPDAAARAAAAHLDDVIEQLRASAAQTPAPRV; from the coding sequence GTGACGGACAAGCTGACGGGCGCCGCCGGCCGCGAGTATGTGGCGAACACCATCCGGCAGGCCCTGCGCTCCGGGGATCTGGTACCCGGGCAGCGGCTCGTCGAGCTCGACCTCGCCGAGGCCTACGGGACCACGCGCGGCGCCGTCCGTGAGGCGCTGCAGGACCTCGCGGCCGAGGACATCGTCGAGATCGTCCCCCGCCGCGGCGCCCGCATCCGCGCGGTGTCCGTCGTCGAGGCCGTGCAGATCACCGAGTGCCGGTCGGCGCTGGAGCAGCTGTGCGCACGGAAGGCGGCCACCCGGGCGAGCGAGGAGCAGCGCGCGGAACTGCGGCGGATCGGCGCCGACATGCGGCAGGCCGTCGCGGACGGCGCCTGGGAGGCGTACTCCGCCCTCAACCAGCGGCTGCACGAACTGGTCATCGAGGCCAGCGGGCAGGAGGTCGCCCGCCGCCAGCTCGAGCGGCTGAACGGGCCGATGGTCCGCTTCCAGTTCCGGCTCGCCCTGCGCCCGGGGCGCCCCGCGCAGTCCCTGCCGCAGCACCTGGCGATCATCGACGCGGTGGCCGGCGCCGACCCGGACGCGGCGGCGCGGGCGGCGGCGGCGCACCTGGACGACGTGATCGAACAACTGCGGGCGTCGGCCGCGCAGACGCCGGCGCCTCGCGTCTGA
- a CDS encoding amidohydrolase family protein codes for MTDHDTAVTPGWLDWYRGPSKPSFVLPPGAVDAHCHVFGPAAEFPFAPERKYTPVDASKHDLFALRDHLGVDRNVIVQATCHGADNSALVDALRAAGGRARGVATVRPDVTDAELRRLHDAGVRGVRFNFVRRLVDAAPREALETVARRVAPLGWHVVLYFEAADLPDLEPFFASLPVPLVIDHMGRPDVTRSPDGPEFARFLRFVAENDVWVKVSCPERLTVLGPPALDGERHAYRDVVPFARKVVEEFTDRALWGTDWPHPNLKDHMPDDGLLVDHIPHIATTPERRRALLVDNPLRLYWPEEAR; via the coding sequence ATGACCGACCACGACACCGCGGTCACCCCCGGCTGGCTCGACTGGTACCGCGGGCCGAGCAAGCCCTCGTTCGTCCTGCCGCCGGGAGCGGTGGACGCCCACTGCCACGTCTTCGGCCCCGCCGCCGAGTTCCCCTTCGCCCCGGAGCGGAAGTACACCCCGGTCGACGCCTCCAAGCACGACCTGTTCGCGCTGCGCGACCACCTGGGCGTGGACCGCAACGTGATCGTGCAGGCCACCTGCCACGGCGCGGACAACAGCGCCCTGGTGGACGCCCTGCGCGCGGCCGGCGGGCGCGCCCGCGGCGTGGCGACGGTCCGCCCGGACGTCACCGACGCGGAGCTGCGCCGGCTGCACGACGCCGGAGTGCGCGGGGTGCGCTTCAACTTCGTCCGGCGCCTGGTGGACGCGGCGCCGCGCGAGGCGCTGGAGACGGTGGCCCGCCGGGTGGCGCCGCTGGGCTGGCACGTCGTCCTGTACTTCGAGGCGGCGGACCTGCCGGACCTGGAGCCCTTCTTCGCCTCCCTGCCGGTGCCGCTGGTCATCGACCACATGGGCCGCCCGGACGTCACCCGCAGCCCGGACGGGCCGGAGTTCGCGCGCTTCCTGCGGTTCGTGGCGGAGAACGACGTGTGGGTGAAGGTGTCCTGCCCCGAGCGGCTCACGGTCCTCGGACCACCCGCGCTCGACGGGGAGCGGCACGCCTACCGGGACGTGGTGCCGTTCGCGCGCAAGGTCGTCGAGGAGTTTACCGACCGGGCGCTGTGGGGCACCGACTGGCCGCACCCGAACCTGAAGGACCACATGCCCGACGACGGTCTGCTGGTCGACCACATCCCGCACATCGCGACCACCCCCGAGCGCCGGCGGGCGCTGCTGGTCGACAACCCCCTGCGTCTGTACTGGCCCGAAGAGGCCCGCTGA
- a CDS encoding tyrosine-protein phosphatase produces MTQEIPSTEPQLTGVRNFRDVGGLPTVDGRRVRHGVLFRSGHLAHATAEDAAFLASLGLHTVFDFRNAADQKLEGPDVELPGVRNVNLPLSDPADGAEFWKMVRDGDLDQLRAILADGQGADRMITSYRMIVKERTAEHSQVLRALAEDSVPALMHCAAGKDRAGLSVAVTLLAVGVERDAIVEDYLKSNAKHRRYKVRRSGSSPDAYSPEVMELLSPLFDAREEYLAAAFETVEETWGGVDAYLEQGLGLTPARRERLRERLLD; encoded by the coding sequence GTGACGCAGGAGATCCCGTCGACCGAGCCCCAGCTGACCGGGGTGCGCAACTTCCGCGACGTGGGCGGGCTGCCCACGGTGGACGGCCGACGGGTGCGGCACGGGGTGCTGTTCCGCAGCGGTCACCTCGCCCACGCCACCGCGGAGGACGCCGCCTTCCTCGCCTCGCTCGGTCTGCACACCGTGTTCGACTTCCGCAACGCGGCCGACCAGAAGCTGGAGGGGCCGGACGTCGAGCTGCCGGGCGTGCGCAACGTCAACCTGCCGCTGAGCGACCCGGCCGACGGCGCGGAGTTCTGGAAGATGGTGCGCGACGGCGACCTGGACCAGCTCCGCGCGATCCTCGCCGACGGCCAGGGCGCCGACCGGATGATCACCTCGTACCGCATGATCGTCAAGGAGCGCACCGCCGAGCACTCCCAGGTGCTGCGCGCGCTCGCCGAGGACAGCGTCCCCGCCCTGATGCACTGCGCGGCCGGCAAGGACCGCGCCGGTCTCTCCGTGGCGGTCACCCTGCTCGCCGTGGGCGTGGAGCGCGACGCGATCGTCGAGGACTACCTGAAGTCCAACGCCAAGCACCGCCGCTACAAGGTGCGCCGCAGCGGCAGCTCCCCCGACGCCTACTCCCCCGAGGTCATGGAGCTGCTCAGCCCGCTGTTCGACGCGCGCGAGGAGTACCTGGCGGCGGCCTTCGAGACCGTCGAGGAGACCTGGGGCGGCGTGGACGCCTACCTGGAGCAGGGGCTCGGTCTCACGCCGGCCCGCCGGGAGCGGCTGCGCGAGCGCCTGCTCGACTGA
- a CDS encoding MBL fold metallo-hydrolase, translated as MAASSAPGPGLSALRPPAFGAEPAGERLARIRRSPHFANGAFQNPGGPARVRPSGSSRDMARLYLDKDARSRRAPRGAIPVHPTTLADLTRPPVTGLRLTWAGHSGVLAEIDGQRVLFDPVWGERCSPFPFAGPKRLHPVPLPLAALGPVDVVVISHDHYDHLDMPTIRELAGTDTVFAVPLGVGAHLERWGVPGERLRELDWQESTRVGGLTLTATPARHFCGRGLRNTQHTLWASWAVAGERHRIYHSGDTGYFDGFRGIGAAHGPFDATMIQVGAYSEFWPDIHMTPEEGVRAHLDLQGGEPGGVLLPIHWGTFNLAPHAWAEPGEWMKDAAEEAGQAVAFPRPGESFEPAGKLPVEAWWRAVSGPIARPWRRPRIAGGVAETSEGHLDHAGER; from the coding sequence GTGGCCGCTTCTTCCGCCCCCGGACCGGGGCTGAGCGCCCTGCGGCCGCCTGCCTTCGGTGCGGAGCCGGCAGGCGAGCGCCTGGCGAGGATCCGCAGGTCCCCGCACTTCGCGAACGGCGCGTTCCAGAACCCGGGCGGTCCGGCCCGTGTGCGCCCCTCCGGGTCGAGCCGGGACATGGCCAGGTTGTACCTGGACAAGGACGCCCGCTCCCGTCGCGCCCCGCGGGGCGCGATCCCGGTGCATCCGACCACCCTCGCCGACCTGACCCGCCCGCCCGTGACCGGGCTGCGTCTGACGTGGGCGGGGCACTCCGGTGTGCTCGCGGAGATCGACGGGCAGCGGGTGCTGTTCGACCCCGTGTGGGGGGAGCGCTGCTCGCCCTTCCCCTTCGCCGGACCGAAGCGGCTGCACCCCGTTCCGCTGCCGCTGGCCGCGCTCGGCCCGGTGGACGTCGTGGTGATCTCCCACGACCACTACGACCACCTGGACATGCCGACGATCAGGGAGCTGGCCGGCACGGACACCGTGTTCGCCGTGCCGCTCGGCGTGGGCGCGCACCTGGAGCGCTGGGGCGTCCCCGGGGAGCGGCTGCGCGAGCTGGACTGGCAGGAGTCGACGCGGGTCGGCGGGCTCACCCTGACCGCGACCCCGGCCCGGCACTTCTGCGGGCGGGGCCTGCGCAACACCCAGCACACCTTGTGGGCCTCCTGGGCGGTCGCCGGTGAGCGGCACCGTATTTACCACAGCGGCGACACCGGCTACTTCGACGGCTTCCGCGGCATCGGCGCGGCCCACGGCCCGTTCGACGCGACGATGATCCAGGTCGGCGCCTACTCCGAGTTCTGGCCGGACATCCACATGACGCCCGAGGAGGGCGTGCGCGCGCACCTCGACCTCCAGGGCGGGGAGCCGGGCGGCGTGCTGCTGCCGATCCACTGGGGGACGTTCAATCTGGCGCCGCACGCGTGGGCGGAACCGGGGGAGTGGATGAAGGACGCCGCCGAGGAGGCCGGCCAGGCGGTGGCGTTCCCCCGGCCGGGCGAGTCGTTCGAGCCGGCGGGGAAGCTGCCGGTGGAGGCGTGGTGGCGGGCGGTCTCCGGTCCGATCGCCCGTCCGTGGCGCCGTCCCCGGATCGCTGGGGGTGTGGCCGAGACGAGCGAGGGGCATCTCGACCACGCCGGTGAGCGGTGA
- a CDS encoding 4-oxalomesaconate tautomerase, which translates to MSAVAAVRAPEVARRGSQTAIPCLFMRGGTSRGPFFDARLLPAEPGPRDAVLLAAMGSPDPRQIDGVGGAHPLTSKIGLVRPGTGPGVDVEWTFAQVQPDGDTVDTSANCGNMLAAVLPFAVETGMVVPTGDRTTARVLTRNTGMVAEITVATPADAAGARHVAYDGAARIDGVPGTAAPVEIGFLDTAGSVAGALLPTGRARDTVEVPGVGAVDVTLIDNGQPLVIVEAARLGATGYESPAEIDADEALKARVEALRLVCGEVMGLGDVSGRNYPKMTLVAPPRHGGALSTRSLIPRVCHQSIGVLAAVTAATACVIEGTVARDVATGVSGTEPTVSVEHPSGEFSVTLGLDPADPQRVTRSALLRTARLLMAGDLLVPRSVWDPTPTRQEKHA; encoded by the coding sequence ATGTCCGCCGTCGCAGCCGTCCGGGCCCCCGAGGTCGCCCGCCGCGGCTCCCAGACCGCGATCCCGTGCCTGTTCATGCGGGGAGGCACGTCGCGCGGCCCCTTCTTCGACGCGCGGCTGCTGCCCGCCGAACCCGGCCCGCGGGACGCCGTCCTGCTGGCGGCGATGGGTTCGCCCGACCCTCGGCAGATCGACGGCGTCGGCGGCGCGCACCCCCTCACCAGCAAGATCGGCCTGGTACGACCGGGCACCGGGCCCGGAGTCGACGTGGAGTGGACCTTCGCCCAGGTGCAGCCCGACGGGGACACCGTCGACACGTCGGCCAACTGCGGCAACATGCTCGCCGCCGTGCTGCCCTTCGCCGTCGAGACCGGCATGGTCGTGCCCACCGGCGACCGTACGACGGCCCGGGTGCTGACCCGCAACACCGGCATGGTCGCCGAGATCACCGTCGCCACCCCGGCCGACGCCGCGGGGGCACGGCACGTCGCCTACGACGGCGCCGCGCGCATCGACGGCGTCCCCGGCACCGCCGCCCCGGTCGAGATCGGCTTCCTGGACACCGCCGGTTCCGTCGCGGGGGCCCTCCTGCCCACCGGACGCGCACGGGACACCGTGGAGGTGCCGGGGGTGGGCGCCGTGGACGTCACGCTGATCGACAACGGCCAGCCGCTGGTGATCGTCGAGGCCGCCCGGCTGGGCGCGACCGGCTACGAGTCCCCGGCCGAGATCGACGCCGACGAGGCGCTCAAGGCCCGTGTGGAGGCGCTGCGCCTGGTGTGCGGGGAGGTGATGGGCCTGGGTGACGTCAGCGGGCGGAACTACCCGAAGATGACCCTGGTCGCACCGCCCCGGCACGGCGGCGCCCTCAGCACCCGCAGTCTCATCCCCCGGGTCTGCCACCAGTCCATCGGCGTGCTGGCCGCTGTCACCGCGGCCACCGCCTGTGTCATCGAGGGCACCGTCGCCCGGGACGTGGCGACCGGGGTGTCCGGCACGGAGCCCACCGTCTCCGTGGAGCACCCTTCCGGCGAGTTCAGCGTCACCCTGGGCCTCGACCCCGCCGACCCGCAGCGGGTGACCCGCTCCGCGCTGCTGCGCACCGCCCGCCTCCTCATGGCCGGCGATCTGCTCGTCCCCCGTTCCGTCTGGGACCCCACTCCCACCCGTCAGGAGAAGCACGCGTGA